The Thioalkalivibrio sulfidiphilus HL-EbGr7 genome includes a window with the following:
- a CDS encoding glycerophosphodiester phosphodiesterase family protein has product MSLPELIAHRGYAARFPENTLVGIQAAVSAGARFVEVDVQLSADGVPVLFHDADLLRICGVPGAVHEWDFAALMRLRAAEAGRFVDRFADNPLTSLAQLAELLARHPGVTAFVEAKTEAVGLFGEQSVLEAISRTLAPVAAQCVLISFSLPLLQGAVAYQGSAGWHDLGGVVDRWEDRNEFAGLGLGWLFCDVNGLPGEGPLAFETARLAVYEVDDARQALDLVARGVAAIETFALPELRKGIVRLAGLAEE; this is encoded by the coding sequence ATGTCGCTGCCTGAGCTGATTGCCCACCGAGGCTATGCGGCACGCTTTCCGGAGAACACCCTGGTGGGTATCCAGGCGGCCGTGTCGGCCGGGGCGCGCTTCGTGGAGGTGGACGTGCAGCTGTCGGCGGACGGCGTGCCGGTGCTGTTTCATGACGCAGATCTGCTGCGCATCTGCGGCGTGCCGGGCGCGGTGCATGAATGGGATTTCGCGGCCCTGATGCGCCTGCGTGCCGCCGAGGCGGGACGCTTCGTTGATCGCTTCGCGGACAACCCGCTGACCTCCCTGGCACAGCTGGCGGAGCTGCTGGCACGCCATCCTGGCGTGACGGCGTTCGTCGAGGCAAAGACCGAGGCGGTGGGTCTTTTCGGCGAGCAGTCGGTGCTTGAGGCGATCTCCAGGACACTGGCCCCCGTGGCGGCGCAGTGTGTGCTGATCTCGTTTTCCCTGCCCTTGCTGCAAGGGGCCGTTGCCTATCAGGGCAGCGCGGGCTGGCATGACCTGGGTGGCGTGGTGGATCGCTGGGAGGACAGAAACGAATTTGCGGGGCTGGGTTTGGGCTGGTTGTTCTGCGACGTCAACGGCCTGCCTGGCGAGGGCCCGCTCGCCTTCGAGACGGCCCGGCTGGCGGTCTACGAGGTGGATGACGCGCGCCAGGCCCTGGACCTGGTGGCCCGGGGCGTGGCGGCGATCGAGACCTTTGCATTGCCCGAATTGCGCAAGGGCATTGTGCGTCTCGCCGGCCTGGCGGAGGAATGA
- a CDS encoding aminoacyl-tRNA deacylase gives MSLSQTLKTYLDSQGIPYQVIHHDPTPSANRSAEAAHIPGDKLVKAVVLEDNGQYILAALPATRRLKLGRLHHTLGEHVGLATEAEVERLFGDCAQGAVPALGSAYGLETLVDDSLNDQDEVYIEGGDHESLVCLSGSAFMGLLGPARHGNFSAHI, from the coding sequence ATGAGTCTCTCCCAAACCCTCAAAACCTACCTGGACAGCCAAGGCATCCCCTACCAGGTTATCCACCACGACCCCACCCCCTCCGCCAACCGCAGCGCCGAAGCCGCCCACATCCCGGGCGACAAGCTGGTCAAAGCGGTAGTACTGGAAGACAACGGCCAGTACATCCTGGCCGCCCTGCCCGCCACCCGACGCCTGAAACTGGGCCGTCTGCATCACACCCTGGGTGAACACGTGGGACTGGCGACAGAAGCGGAAGTGGAACGCCTGTTCGGGGACTGCGCGCAGGGGGCCGTGCCGGCACTGGGTTCCGCCTATGGCCTGGAAACCCTGGTGGACGACAGCCTGAACGACCAGGACGAGGTCTACATCGAAGGCGGCGACCATGAATCCCTGGTCTGCCTGAGTGGCAGCGCCTTCATGGGACTGCTCGGTCCCGCGCGCCACGGGAATTTCAGCGCGCACATCTGA
- a CDS encoding PDC sensor domain-containing protein: MENLKQAIEAQRRRLESLLHDPLQAIARQMPAVWPDREALDALLQQNMTQIPEATFMYALNTEGIQLTDNVARSGLLPEHFGRDRSHRPYMKQVVPADGFLLSEAYISLLGRRPSLTALQLVRDSDGKALGFLGADFDLRNLPDSAPLYEETTEWRQIKGDPSIRGTLFLQSRVESLMDRDMDAVLSILEELFTERGVFQLVLHFSSSRATVWTLDDPYRYRILTHEALSNPDTCLAFPHRDYPPDAQIPGDAMGEILANLKALRFADETIYLRSSSINLFNGMVSLTFSCDGSHYMTWKEFLDRSMDFWIGSAG, from the coding sequence ATGGAGAATCTCAAACAGGCCATCGAGGCCCAGCGCCGGCGCCTGGAAAGCCTGCTGCACGACCCGCTGCAGGCCATCGCCAGGCAGATGCCTGCGGTGTGGCCCGACCGCGAGGCCCTCGACGCCCTGCTGCAGCAGAACATGACGCAGATCCCCGAGGCCACGTTCATGTATGCGCTGAACACCGAGGGCATCCAGCTCACCGACAACGTGGCGCGCAGCGGCCTGCTGCCCGAGCACTTCGGCCGCGACCGCTCCCACCGCCCCTATATGAAGCAGGTGGTGCCTGCCGACGGCTTCCTGCTCTCCGAGGCCTACATCAGCCTGCTGGGCCGCCGCCCCTCATTGACCGCTCTGCAACTGGTGCGCGATTCAGACGGCAAGGCCCTGGGCTTCCTGGGCGCCGACTTCGACCTGCGCAACCTGCCGGACAGCGCCCCCCTCTACGAGGAGACCACCGAGTGGCGCCAGATCAAGGGTGACCCCTCCATCCGCGGCACCTTGTTCCTGCAAAGCCGTGTGGAAAGCCTCATGGACCGGGACATGGACGCGGTACTCTCCATCCTGGAGGAACTGTTCACCGAACGGGGCGTGTTCCAGCTGGTGCTGCATTTCTCCAGCAGCCGGGCCACGGTCTGGACCCTGGACGACCCCTACCGCTACCGCATCCTCACCCACGAGGCCCTGAGCAATCCGGACACCTGCCTGGCCTTCCCGCACCGGGACTACCCGCCCGACGCCCAGATCCCCGGCGATGCCATGGGCGAGATCCTCGCGAACCTCAAGGCCCTGCGCTTCGCGGACGAGACCATCTACCTGCGCTCCTCGTCCATCAACCTGTTCAACGGCATGGTGAGCCTGACCTTCTCCTGCGACGGTTCCCACTACATGACCTGGAAGGAGTTCCTGGATCGTTCCATGGACTTCTGGATCGGCAGCGCCGGCTAG
- a CDS encoding YjgN family protein, with product MSSADVTLEFRGEYQDGLDPQTVLKRLGNVFGLGQPGLSEALNRPVTVLREQLSVEEAERYRAALQALGITLHVVPAAAGVTAPPAAPAVVSQGPDDTATRTRVWNQMARTLPFQFSGQGAEFFRIWIVNILLTILTLGIYSAWAKVRTHRYFYGNTEVDGSRFEYLASPISILKGRLIAMAALLLWVFSDIISPWLSIALVLIFISLLPWVIMQSMAFRNHNSAYRNLRFTFRGGYGGALKAFILWPLLGVLTLGIMMPYAIYRQQRYLIEHSGFGTATFRFSAGAGDYFWVAFLAVALLMGGVTVASILGVVFAPLMVLGMIVVYLLVFAFWQVRTVNLRFNHSSLPGVHFESRYETRSYAWLVFTNLLGMALTLGLFYPWARVRTARYAAEHIVVVSDTDMQAFIAAEQGKVASTGQEMGDFFNVDLGI from the coding sequence ATGTCGAGCGCCGATGTCACGCTGGAATTCCGGGGAGAATACCAGGACGGCCTGGACCCGCAGACGGTCCTCAAGCGCCTGGGTAATGTGTTCGGGCTGGGGCAGCCGGGCTTGAGCGAGGCCCTGAACCGTCCCGTCACGGTGCTGCGCGAGCAGCTGTCCGTGGAGGAGGCGGAACGCTATCGGGCGGCCCTGCAGGCCCTCGGCATCACCCTGCACGTGGTGCCCGCGGCAGCCGGTGTGACGGCCCCACCCGCCGCGCCAGCCGTCGTATCACAAGGACCCGACGACACCGCCACCCGCACCCGGGTCTGGAACCAGATGGCCCGCACCCTGCCGTTTCAGTTCAGCGGCCAGGGCGCCGAGTTCTTCCGCATCTGGATCGTCAACATCCTGCTGACCATCCTGACCCTGGGCATCTACTCCGCCTGGGCGAAGGTGCGCACCCATCGCTACTTCTACGGCAACACGGAAGTGGACGGCAGCCGCTTCGAGTACCTGGCCAGCCCCATCAGCATCCTCAAGGGTCGCCTGATCGCCATGGCGGCCCTCTTGCTGTGGGTGTTCTCCGACATCATCTCACCCTGGTTGAGCATCGCGCTGGTGCTCATCTTCATCTCCTTGCTGCCCTGGGTGATCATGCAATCCATGGCGTTTCGCAATCACAACAGCGCCTACCGCAACCTGCGCTTCACCTTCCGGGGCGGCTACGGCGGGGCGTTGAAGGCCTTCATCCTCTGGCCGCTACTGGGTGTCCTGACCCTGGGCATCATGATGCCCTATGCCATCTACAGGCAGCAGCGCTACCTGATCGAGCACAGCGGCTTCGGCACCGCGACGTTTCGTTTTTCCGCCGGCGCCGGTGATTACTTCTGGGTTGCGTTCCTGGCCGTTGCCCTGCTCATGGGCGGCGTGACCGTAGCGTCGATCCTGGGCGTGGTGTTCGCGCCCCTGATGGTGCTGGGCATGATCGTGGTGTATCTGCTGGTGTTTGCCTTCTGGCAGGTGCGCACCGTGAACCTGCGTTTCAACCACAGCAGCCTGCCGGGGGTGCATTTCGAGTCCCGCTACGAAACCCGCTCCTACGCCTGGCTGGTGTTCACCAACCTGCTGGGCATGGCGCTGACCCTGGGGCTGTTCTATCCCTGGGCCCGGGTACGCACGGCACGCTATGCCGCCGAGCATATCGTCGTGGTCAGCGACACGGACATGCAGGCCTTCATCGCCGCCGAGCAGGGCAAGGTGGCCTCCACCGGCCAGGAGATGGGTGACTTCTTCAACGTGGATCTGGGCATTTGA
- a CDS encoding RT0821/Lpp0805 family surface protein has product MLRKTLFTMFLAGSVGLAGCATYQGPQEQAGMVIGGVLGGVLGSQVGAGSGRTAAIIAGTLAGAAIGGAIGQSMDQVDRLKTAQTLETVRTGVPSVWVNPDTGNQYSVTPTRTYESTAGPCREYTIDAIIGGRMEKVYGTACRQPDGSWRVVS; this is encoded by the coding sequence ATGTTACGCAAGACACTGTTCACCATGTTCCTGGCAGGCAGCGTCGGCCTGGCCGGGTGCGCCACCTACCAGGGCCCCCAGGAGCAGGCAGGCATGGTCATCGGCGGCGTGCTGGGCGGCGTGCTCGGTTCCCAGGTGGGCGCCGGCAGCGGGCGCACCGCCGCCATCATTGCAGGCACCCTGGCGGGTGCCGCCATCGGCGGCGCCATCGGTCAGTCCATGGACCAGGTGGACCGGCTCAAGACCGCCCAGACCCTGGAAACCGTGCGCACCGGAGTGCCCTCCGTGTGGGTCAATCCAGACACCGGCAACCAGTACAGCGTGACGCCCACCCGCACCTACGAATCCACCGCTGGTCCCTGCCGTGAATACACCATCGACGCCATCATCGGTGGACGCATGGAGAAGGTCTATGGCACGGCCTGCCGGCAGCCGGATGGCAGTTGGCGGGTGGTCAGTTGA
- a CDS encoding proline--tRNA ligase, which translates to MRATRFPLATLKETPADAEVISHQLMLRAGMIRRLASGLYSWTPLGLRVLRKVEGLVRDEMDRAGALELLMPAVQPAELWQESGRWEQYGPELLRLKDRHMREFCFGPTHEEVITDYVRREVKSYRQLPVNYYQIQTKFRDEIRPRFGVMRAREFLMKDAYSFHVDEDSLKETYARMHEAYTRIFTRCGLDFRAVLADTGSIGGNASHEFHVLADSGEDAIAFSDVSDYAANVELAEAVAPATERAAPGEAMRLVDTPNARTIADLVEQHGLAIEKTVKTLVVAAAEGAEAPLIALLVRGDHELNAIKAEKLPQVASPLRMATEEEIRAAIGAGPGSLGPVNLPIPCVVDRAVALMSDFGAGANIDGKHYFGINWERDLALPPVADLRNVVAGDPSPDGQGSLQIRRGIEVGHIFQLGRKYSEAMGATVLDEQGRSLVVTMGCYGIGVSRVVAAAIEQNHDAQGIIWPEALAPFTVALCPINAQKSQRLREAADALYERLLNAGFEVFYDDRGLRPGAMFADMELIGIPHRLVLGERGLDAGEIEYKGRRDTDTTQVALDGVLDFLRQRMNAAH; encoded by the coding sequence ATGCGCGCAACCCGATTCCCCCTGGCCACCCTCAAGGAAACCCCCGCCGACGCCGAAGTGATCAGCCACCAGCTGATGCTGCGTGCCGGCATGATCCGGCGCCTGGCCTCGGGTCTGTACAGCTGGACGCCGCTCGGCCTGCGGGTGCTGCGCAAGGTGGAAGGCCTGGTGCGCGATGAGATGGACCGGGCCGGGGCCCTGGAACTGCTCATGCCCGCGGTGCAGCCCGCGGAGCTGTGGCAGGAGTCCGGGCGCTGGGAACAGTACGGACCCGAGCTGCTGCGCCTGAAGGACCGGCACATGCGCGAGTTCTGCTTCGGCCCCACCCACGAGGAGGTGATCACCGACTACGTGCGCCGGGAGGTGAAGAGCTACCGCCAGCTGCCGGTGAACTACTACCAGATCCAGACCAAGTTCCGCGACGAGATCCGCCCCCGCTTCGGCGTGATGCGCGCCCGCGAGTTCCTCATGAAGGACGCCTACTCCTTCCACGTGGACGAGGACAGCCTGAAGGAGACCTACGCGCGCATGCACGAGGCCTACACGCGCATCTTCACCCGTTGCGGACTGGACTTCCGCGCCGTGCTGGCCGACACCGGCTCCATCGGCGGCAATGCCTCCCATGAATTCCACGTACTGGCCGATTCCGGCGAGGACGCCATCGCCTTCTCCGATGTGAGCGACTACGCCGCCAACGTTGAACTGGCCGAGGCGGTGGCGCCCGCCACCGAGCGCGCGGCGCCCGGCGAGGCCATGCGCCTGGTGGACACCCCGAACGCGCGCACCATCGCCGATCTCGTGGAACAGCACGGTCTGGCCATCGAGAAGACCGTGAAGACCCTGGTGGTGGCCGCCGCCGAGGGCGCCGAGGCGCCGCTGATCGCGCTGCTGGTACGCGGCGATCACGAACTCAACGCCATCAAGGCGGAGAAGCTACCCCAGGTGGCGAGCCCCCTGCGCATGGCCACGGAGGAAGAGATCCGCGCCGCCATCGGTGCCGGCCCCGGCTCTCTGGGCCCCGTGAACCTGCCCATCCCCTGCGTGGTGGACCGGGCGGTGGCGCTGATGAGCGACTTCGGCGCCGGCGCCAACATCGACGGCAAGCACTACTTCGGCATCAACTGGGAGCGGGACCTGGCCCTGCCCCCGGTGGCCGACCTGCGCAACGTGGTGGCCGGCGATCCGAGCCCCGACGGCCAGGGCAGCCTGCAGATCCGCCGCGGCATCGAGGTGGGCCACATCTTCCAGCTGGGGCGCAAGTACAGCGAGGCCATGGGCGCTACGGTGCTGGACGAACAGGGCCGTTCCCTGGTGGTCACCATGGGCTGCTACGGCATCGGCGTCTCCCGGGTGGTGGCCGCCGCCATCGAACAGAACCATGACGCCCAGGGCATCATCTGGCCCGAGGCCCTGGCCCCCTTCACCGTGGCCCTGTGCCCCATCAACGCCCAGAAGTCCCAGCGCCTGCGCGAGGCCGCCGATGCGCTGTACGAACGGCTGCTGAATGCAGGCTTTGAGGTGTTCTACGACGACCGCGGTCTGCGACCCGGCGCCATGTTCGCGGACATGGAGCTGATCGGCATTCCCCATCGCCTGGTGCTGGGCGAACGGGGCCTGGACGCCGGCGAGATCGAGTACAAGGGCCGGCGTGATACGGACACCACCCAGGTGGCCCTGGACGGCGTGCTGGATTTCCTGCGCCAGCGCATGAACGCCGCCCACTGA
- a CDS encoding M48 family metallopeptidase produces MSTIQGHYYDGRTARRHEASLETAGGRVRVSVGGEIVRDSVSLNDIQISSRLGNTPRSLRFADGALFETLDHLAVDRLLKGSDRAASGLLHRLESSLKYVALALVVTVIAVWAGVRYGVPALAQMAAYAMPVEVSRSLDRGTLELLDARLLRPSTLSESEQARLQQVFAPLVDEVPGEFAVRVLFRDAGHSIGPNALALPSGTVVFTDQLVQLAEEDAELLAVFAHELGHVVHRHGLRQTLQGSMLTLAAVVVLGDVSSLSSVMVGLPVLLTELGYSRAFEREADDYALRVMARHGIDSRHFAAILSRMEQGGGCPENDDDCAPADGGRWDAYLSTHPSTQERVRRIEAMSSQH; encoded by the coding sequence TTGAGCACGATTCAGGGCCATTACTACGACGGGCGCACGGCGCGACGTCACGAGGCCAGCCTGGAGACGGCGGGCGGGCGGGTGCGGGTCAGCGTGGGGGGGGAGATTGTCCGTGACTCGGTCTCCCTGAACGACATCCAGATCAGTTCCCGTCTGGGCAATACCCCCCGCAGCCTGCGATTCGCGGACGGTGCCCTGTTCGAGACCCTGGACCACCTAGCCGTCGATCGCCTGTTGAAAGGATCGGATCGCGCAGCTTCCGGTCTGCTGCATCGCCTGGAGTCCAGTCTCAAGTACGTGGCCCTGGCCCTGGTGGTCACCGTGATCGCCGTCTGGGCCGGGGTGCGCTACGGCGTGCCGGCGCTGGCCCAGATGGCCGCTTACGCCATGCCCGTGGAGGTGAGCCGTTCCCTGGATCGCGGCACCCTGGAATTGCTGGATGCGCGCCTGTTGCGCCCCAGCACCCTGAGCGAATCCGAACAGGCCCGTCTGCAGCAGGTGTTTGCGCCCCTGGTGGACGAGGTGCCTGGGGAGTTTGCCGTGCGGGTGCTGTTCCGGGATGCGGGGCACAGCATCGGCCCCAATGCCCTGGCGCTGCCCTCGGGCACGGTGGTGTTCACCGATCAGCTGGTGCAACTCGCCGAGGAGGATGCCGAACTGCTGGCGGTGTTCGCCCACGAACTGGGGCACGTGGTGCACCGCCACGGCCTGCGCCAGACCCTGCAGGGTTCCATGCTGACCCTGGCCGCGGTGGTGGTGCTGGGGGATGTCTCGTCCCTGTCCTCGGTGATGGTGGGCCTGCCCGTACTGCTCACGGAGCTGGGTTATTCCCGGGCCTTCGAGCGGGAGGCGGACGACTACGCCCTGCGGGTCATGGCGCGCCACGGCATCGACAGCCGCCATTTCGCCGCCATCCTGTCACGCATGGAGCAGGGCGGGGGCTGCCCGGAGAACGACGATGATTGCGCACCCGCGGACGGTGGCCGCTGGGACGCCTATCTCTCCACCCATCCATCCACGCAGGAGCGCGTGCGGCGCATCGAGGCCATGTCTTCGCAACACTAG
- a CDS encoding efflux RND transporter periplasmic adaptor subunit has protein sequence MSKQGNRTVFSTGLMVVAGWGLGVLVQASASVPFETLRVEQQLTVQEKVVDGRIEAVQQATITAQTSGRIVELLYDVDDFVEAGAVIARLRDTEQRARLNQATASLREAQARFNEAETEFERIRGIFERQLVARAEMDRATASLEAARARLEAARAAVAEAEEQVEYTRIRAPYAGIVTERFVEVGESVSPGQPLIAGISLEFLRVTAEVPQRHIQTVRELGRARVLHDGTAAVEAEQLTFFPYADPATNTFRVRVQLPPGIEGLFPGMFVKVAFAVGERERLMIPASAVVYRGEMVGVYVVDEAGRVSLRQVRVGRVDNDQIEVLAGLEPGEQLALDPVHATLHLKRQQEAAR, from the coding sequence ATGAGCAAGCAGGGAAACCGGACCGTGTTCAGCACGGGCCTGATGGTGGTGGCAGGCTGGGGGCTGGGCGTCCTCGTCCAGGCGAGTGCGTCAGTGCCGTTCGAGACCCTCCGGGTGGAACAGCAGCTCACCGTGCAGGAGAAGGTGGTGGACGGGCGCATCGAGGCGGTGCAGCAGGCCACCATCACGGCCCAGACCTCCGGGCGCATCGTGGAGCTGCTCTACGACGTGGACGACTTCGTGGAGGCGGGTGCCGTCATCGCCCGTCTGCGTGACACCGAGCAGCGGGCGCGCCTGAACCAGGCCACGGCCTCCCTGCGCGAGGCCCAGGCCCGTTTCAACGAGGCGGAGACCGAGTTCGAGCGCATCCGGGGGATCTTCGAACGCCAGCTGGTGGCCCGCGCCGAGATGGACCGGGCCACCGCGTCCCTGGAGGCCGCCCGGGCCAGGCTGGAGGCGGCCCGGGCCGCCGTGGCGGAGGCCGAGGAGCAGGTGGAGTACACCCGCATCCGCGCCCCCTATGCGGGCATCGTCACTGAACGTTTCGTGGAGGTGGGCGAGAGCGTGAGTCCAGGCCAGCCGCTGATCGCCGGGATCTCGCTGGAATTCCTGCGGGTCACCGCCGAGGTGCCCCAGCGTCACATACAGACCGTGCGCGAGCTGGGCCGCGCCCGGGTGCTCCATGACGGAACCGCCGCCGTGGAGGCCGAGCAGCTGACCTTCTTCCCCTATGCCGATCCGGCCACCAACACCTTCCGGGTGCGGGTGCAGTTGCCGCCCGGCATCGAGGGCCTTTTCCCGGGCATGTTCGTCAAGGTGGCCTTCGCCGTGGGCGAGCGCGAGCGTCTGATGATCCCGGCCAGCGCGGTGGTCTACCGGGGCGAGATGGTGGGTGTCTACGTGGTGGACGAGGCCGGGCGCGTGAGCCTGCGCCAGGTGCGCGTGGGACGGGTGGACAATGACCAGATCGAGGTGCTGGCGGGACTGGAGCCCGGTGAACAGCTGGCCCTGGATCCGGTGCATGCGACCCTGCATCTGAAGCGCCAGCAGGAGGCGGCCCGATGA
- a CDS encoding DUF4124 domain-containing protein, whose amino-acid sequence MIFRPAMRLALLSLTLMLLMPALIHAQGMYRWVDEQGGVHYGQTPPANVQAEPVRRASPPPDRAAQERLDRALQGSDEARAQQRSAAEERERQAESERIRRENCEKARRNLATLTERGGRVTVRENDQYRVLEEEERQRMLEETREQIREFCGDNAN is encoded by the coding sequence ATGATCTTCCGCCCCGCCATGCGCCTTGCACTCCTGTCTCTGACGCTGATGCTGCTGATGCCGGCGCTCATCCATGCCCAGGGCATGTACCGCTGGGTGGATGAACAGGGGGGCGTGCACTACGGCCAGACCCCGCCCGCCAACGTCCAGGCCGAGCCGGTGCGCCGGGCCAGCCCGCCCCCCGACCGTGCCGCCCAGGAACGCCTGGATCGCGCCCTGCAGGGCAGCGACGAGGCGCGCGCCCAGCAGCGCAGCGCCGCCGAGGAGCGGGAACGTCAGGCGGAATCCGAGCGCATCCGCCGGGAGAACTGCGAAAAGGCCCGTCGCAACCTGGCCACGCTCACGGAGCGCGGCGGACGCGTGACCGTGCGCGAGAACGACCAGTACCGGGTCCTGGAGGAAGAGGAGCGCCAGCGTATGCTGGAGGAGACCCGGGAACAGATCCGCGAATTCTGCGGCGACAACGCCAACTGA
- a CDS encoding phosphate/phosphite/phosphonate ABC transporter substrate-binding protein codes for MPRAGASEEGYRMGVFPYFSPTRLEEIYAPVAAELSSATGQPVRFRTASTFARFFENLRDGDYDIALIQPLYYVPAADEFGYLPLARVREPFRSVVVTLDSSPLRQLEELRGGLIASPPTHVPAVHLARQALRERGLVPDRDLSFREFNTADSCLQQVLIGAADACVTGPLGARSFELRHSVKLRTLLETISLPSLVFVVHPRVPETDRAALLEALVGLNTTEHGRQILERINTAAFVPALDHDYDEVRRFVTTLEEPWLPSTP; via the coding sequence ATGCCACGGGCCGGTGCCAGTGAGGAGGGCTACCGGATGGGGGTGTTCCCGTATTTCTCGCCCACCCGGCTCGAAGAGATCTATGCCCCCGTCGCCGCAGAACTCTCCTCCGCCACCGGGCAGCCGGTCCGATTCCGAACTGCGTCGACCTTCGCACGTTTCTTCGAGAACCTGCGCGATGGCGACTATGACATCGCCCTGATACAGCCCCTTTACTACGTGCCCGCCGCAGACGAGTTCGGTTACCTGCCCCTGGCGCGCGTTCGTGAACCCTTCCGCTCCGTGGTCGTGACCCTGGACTCCAGCCCCCTGCGCCAGTTGGAGGAACTCAGGGGCGGGCTCATCGCCTCTCCACCCACCCATGTACCCGCCGTGCACCTGGCTCGGCAGGCCCTGCGTGAGCGGGGCCTCGTGCCCGACAGGGACCTGAGTTTCCGCGAATTCAACACCGCCGACTCCTGTCTGCAGCAGGTACTTATCGGCGCGGCCGATGCCTGCGTCACCGGTCCTCTGGGTGCTCGCAGCTTTGAGCTGCGACATAGCGTCAAGTTGCGCACCCTGCTCGAGACCATCTCCCTGCCCAGCCTGGTGTTCGTCGTACACCCACGGGTGCCCGAAACTGACCGCGCAGCGCTTCTGGAGGCGCTGGTGGGACTCAATACCACCGAACACGGAAGACAGATCCTGGAGCGCATCAACACCGCGGCCTTCGTCCCGGCCCTCGATCACGACTATGACGAGGTCCGGCGTTTCGTAACCACGCTGGAGGAACCGTGGTTGCCCTCCACTCCCTGA
- a CDS encoding phenylpyruvate tautomerase MIF-related protein, which yields MPLLSIETNQRADDASIAHLLKLTSRALAEQLGKPERYVMVRFQHNPDMLFAGEDTPLAYLEMKSIGLSESETGDLSALLCRLVEEELKVPRDRIYIEFASAPRKLWGWNGGTF from the coding sequence ATGCCCCTGCTCAGCATCGAGACCAACCAGCGCGCCGACGACGCCAGCATCGCGCACCTGCTCAAGCTCACCTCCCGCGCCCTGGCCGAGCAGCTCGGCAAGCCGGAGCGCTACGTGATGGTGCGATTCCAGCACAACCCCGACATGCTGTTCGCCGGCGAGGACACCCCGCTCGCCTACCTGGAGATGAAGAGCATCGGCCTGTCGGAATCCGAGACCGGCGATCTCTCCGCCCTGCTCTGCCGCCTGGTGGAGGAGGAACTCAAGGTCCCCCGCGACCGCATCTACATTGAATTCGCCAGCGCACCCCGTAAGCTATGGGGCTGGAACGGCGGCACCTTCTGA